The proteins below are encoded in one region of Reichenbachiella sp. 5M10:
- a CDS encoding FAD-binding and (Fe-S)-binding domain-containing protein, with product MKNALLLLAQQLKGDLFLDETLRTLYATDASAYRELPLAVAMPVDKEDLRLLIQFANEHETSLIPRTAGTSLAGQVVGNGIVVDVSKHFHEVVEVNVEENWVRVQPGVIRDDLNRHLKPFGMFYGPETSTANRAMIGGMVGNNSCGSNSVVYGSARDHLLEVSGFLSDGSEVTFGEMSLQDFESKMEEDTLEGSIYRRVNELLQPAEVRTEIAKEFPKPSIPRRNTGYAVDLLAINQPFEPSGEAFNFCKLIAGSEGTLMFITELKVHAGAMPPKDKALVCIHCESIHESLLANLVGLKYEPHASELIDDIILQCTKENIEQQKNRFFVQGDPGAILVVELAAESDGALNQKCEAMIAELKKEGLGYHYPVLKGGDIGKIWTLRKAGLGLLANIPGDAKAQPVIEDTAVDVQDLPEYIREFNETLEKYNLSCVHYAHAGSGELHLRPVLNMKTEEGHRMFRVVAEEISRLVKKYKGSLSGEHGDGRLRGEFIKEQIGEKNYALIKEIKKAWDPKSIFNPGKITETAKMDEFLRYEPNQPDPEIKTYFNWDRNQGVLRSAELCNGSGDCRKSAGSGGTMCPSFMATRNEKDTTRARANILREVLTHSDKINKFDSEQIKEVMDLCLSCKGCKSECPSNVDMARLKAEFEQQYYDANGMPLAKRMMGEYALSMKMAALAPWAYNAVFKNSVTGTIGKRIMGVHQERSMPLMPKLTMKSWYKRNKTKLKSQKSDKALYLFFDEFTNYLDAEIGVTAIQLLDELGFKVMEVEHDQSGRALISKGMVRKAKKVANKNVHLLHGKVSTECPLVGIEPSTILTLRDEYPDLCDVELKGKAQDIADACLTIEEFITREFRRGNIDKGLFSMEKKKLKVHGHCHQKALSSVMTLKETLSIPENYEVEMIQSGCCGMAGSFGYETDHFDTSMKIGELVLFPAVREAEDETIIAAPGTSCRHQIKDGTGKLALHPVEVLYQALR from the coding sequence ATGAAGAATGCACTGCTATTGCTGGCACAACAGCTTAAAGGGGATTTGTTTTTGGATGAAACACTACGTACACTCTATGCCACGGATGCTTCGGCGTATCGCGAATTGCCGTTGGCGGTGGCTATGCCTGTGGACAAGGAGGACCTGAGACTTTTGATTCAATTTGCCAACGAGCACGAGACGTCCTTGATTCCACGTACAGCAGGAACCTCTCTGGCAGGACAGGTTGTAGGCAACGGGATCGTAGTGGATGTGTCCAAGCATTTTCATGAAGTAGTGGAAGTCAATGTGGAGGAGAATTGGGTCCGCGTGCAGCCTGGGGTGATTCGTGATGACCTCAATCGACACCTCAAGCCGTTTGGTATGTTTTATGGACCAGAGACCTCGACCGCCAATCGTGCAATGATAGGAGGAATGGTTGGCAACAACTCCTGCGGGTCCAATTCTGTGGTCTATGGCAGTGCTCGGGATCATTTGTTGGAGGTCAGTGGCTTTTTGTCAGATGGCAGTGAGGTGACGTTTGGAGAGATGAGCCTGCAGGATTTTGAGTCTAAGATGGAAGAAGATACTCTCGAGGGCTCTATCTATCGGCGTGTCAATGAGCTGTTGCAACCAGCCGAAGTGAGGACGGAGATTGCCAAGGAATTTCCTAAACCAAGTATCCCACGGCGAAACACAGGGTATGCAGTAGATCTACTGGCGATCAATCAGCCTTTCGAACCTTCAGGTGAGGCATTCAACTTTTGCAAATTGATTGCGGGATCCGAAGGGACATTGATGTTCATCACAGAACTCAAAGTACACGCAGGGGCCATGCCTCCCAAAGACAAGGCCTTGGTGTGTATCCACTGCGAGAGTATTCATGAGTCGCTATTGGCCAATCTTGTCGGGCTGAAGTATGAACCACATGCTAGTGAGTTGATCGATGACATCATTTTGCAGTGTACCAAAGAGAATATTGAGCAGCAAAAGAATAGATTCTTTGTGCAAGGAGACCCAGGGGCGATACTCGTGGTGGAACTAGCGGCAGAGAGTGATGGTGCGTTGAATCAGAAGTGTGAAGCGATGATCGCCGAACTGAAGAAAGAGGGCTTAGGCTATCATTATCCGGTGCTAAAAGGAGGAGACATCGGAAAAATATGGACACTCAGAAAAGCAGGGCTCGGGCTATTGGCCAACATCCCTGGGGATGCCAAAGCTCAACCGGTGATCGAAGATACGGCCGTTGATGTGCAAGATTTGCCAGAGTACATTCGAGAGTTCAATGAGACCTTGGAAAAATACAACCTGAGTTGTGTACATTATGCGCATGCCGGGTCGGGTGAATTGCACTTGCGACCAGTACTGAACATGAAGACAGAAGAGGGGCATCGCATGTTTCGTGTGGTGGCTGAAGAAATTTCCCGATTGGTCAAAAAGTACAAAGGCTCTCTCAGCGGTGAGCACGGTGATGGACGACTCAGAGGGGAGTTTATCAAGGAGCAAATAGGAGAGAAGAACTATGCGTTGATCAAAGAAATCAAGAAGGCGTGGGACCCCAAGTCGATTTTTAACCCAGGGAAAATCACTGAGACGGCAAAGATGGATGAATTTTTACGCTATGAGCCGAATCAGCCAGATCCAGAGATCAAGACTTACTTCAATTGGGATAGAAACCAGGGGGTGTTGCGTTCTGCAGAGCTGTGCAACGGGTCGGGCGATTGTCGCAAATCTGCGGGCAGTGGGGGGACGATGTGTCCGAGTTTTATGGCCACTCGAAACGAGAAAGATACGACACGGGCGCGAGCCAATATCCTGAGAGAGGTACTGACTCATTCGGACAAAATCAACAAGTTTGATAGTGAGCAGATCAAAGAAGTGATGGACCTGTGTCTATCCTGCAAAGGCTGTAAGTCTGAATGCCCGTCCAATGTAGATATGGCACGTCTCAAGGCGGAATTTGAGCAGCAATATTATGATGCCAACGGGATGCCTCTAGCCAAGCGTATGATGGGAGAATATGCGCTCAGCATGAAGATGGCTGCTCTCGCTCCATGGGCGTACAATGCGGTATTCAAAAACTCAGTGACTGGGACAATCGGCAAGCGCATCATGGGAGTACATCAGGAGCGCTCCATGCCGCTGATGCCAAAGCTAACGATGAAGTCGTGGTACAAGAGGAACAAAACTAAACTTAAGAGTCAGAAGTCGGACAAGGCTCTGTACCTGTTCTTTGATGAGTTTACCAACTACCTCGATGCAGAAATTGGTGTCACGGCTATCCAGCTTCTGGATGAATTGGGCTTCAAGGTGATGGAAGTAGAGCACGATCAGTCGGGCCGTGCATTGATCTCAAAGGGGATGGTAAGGAAGGCCAAGAAGGTTGCCAACAAGAACGTACATTTGCTTCATGGCAAGGTAAGTACAGAATGTCCACTGGTGGGGATCGAACCCTCGACTATTCTGACCCTAAGAGACGAGTACCCTGACTTGTGTGATGTGGAGCTCAAAGGGAAAGCACAAGACATTGCAGATGCATGTCTTACGATCGAGGAGTTTATCACCCGAGAGTTTAGGCGAGGAAACATCGACAAGGGGCTCTTTTCTATGGAGAAAAAGAAGCTCAAAGTACATGGGCACTGTCACCAAAAGGCACTATCGTCTGTCATGACGCTCAAGGAGACTTTGTCTATTCCGGAAAACTACGAAGTGGAGATGATTCAGTCAGGATGCTGTGGTATGGCGGGATCGTTTGGGTACGAGACGGATCACTTTGACACTTCGATGAAAATCGGAGAATTGGTGCTTTTCCCCGCAGTACGGGAGGCAGAGGATGAGACGATTATCGCTGCGCCGGGTACGAGCTGTCGTCATCAGATCAAAGACGGGACGGGAAAGCTCGCTCTTCATCCGGTCGAAGTGTTGTATCAGGCGCTACGCTAG
- a CDS encoding arylamine N-acetyltransferase: MRKAKLSEPQITQYLARIRSPRNQSLSINYLRQLHLNHLLNIPFENLDIGMRQEILLDPKRLFDKIVLRRRGGFCYELNGLFYQLLQSLGFDVQMIAARVYDKTGSLGPALDHMALLVHLNHNAYLCDVGFGDSFSSPKIMYPGEIQMDLNRYFRIDKDADGHYTLSMSEDSVLFETKYLFSKKEYQLVEFIDMCQYHQSSPKSHFTKGNVITQALPTGRVTLSDTKLVRHHLGERSEQNILNSDEFCVLLNQHFGIVWERNLS; encoded by the coding sequence ATGCGCAAAGCAAAGCTCAGCGAGCCACAAATCACACAATACCTAGCAAGGATTCGTTCGCCACGAAACCAATCTCTATCTATCAACTATCTCAGACAGCTGCATCTCAATCACCTGCTCAACATTCCCTTCGAAAACCTCGATATCGGAATGCGCCAAGAGATCCTCTTGGACCCAAAACGATTATTCGACAAGATCGTCCTCCGGCGGAGGGGAGGCTTCTGTTATGAACTCAACGGCTTGTTTTACCAACTACTACAATCACTGGGCTTTGACGTACAGATGATAGCCGCTCGTGTCTACGACAAGACAGGCAGCCTTGGCCCAGCCCTAGATCACATGGCCCTGCTCGTCCATCTCAACCACAACGCCTATCTCTGTGACGTAGGTTTTGGTGACTCCTTTAGCTCCCCCAAAATCATGTATCCTGGAGAGATCCAAATGGACCTCAATCGCTACTTTAGAATAGACAAAGACGCAGATGGGCACTATACCCTATCCATGTCCGAGGATTCCGTCCTATTCGAAACGAAATACCTTTTTTCAAAAAAAGAATATCAATTGGTTGAATTCATTGACATGTGCCAGTACCATCAAAGCAGTCCCAAATCACATTTCACAAAAGGAAATGTCATCACACAAGCCCTCCCTACAGGACGCGTCACTCTCAGTGACACCAAGTTGGTGAGGCATCATCTCGGTGAACGCAGCGAGCAAAACATCCTCAACTCTGATGAGTTCTGCGTATTGCTCAATCAACATTTTGGGATAGTATGGGAGCGCAACCTTTCCTAA
- a CDS encoding DUF1684 domain-containing protein, with translation MMINQTPLSLKPSKTPLQSRSLMLLILTLLISTMVEAQSYEQEVLAFQQKLNSEYKDPSESPLSKKEIRKFDGHEFFPIDKEFRVEAKFVQNTTPLSIEMKTSSSRLSAYDKYGTVTFELEGQAIELTLYQSHRLRVMEKYKDYLFLPFTDLTNGDDSYGGGRYIDLSIPTGEHIIIDFNMAYNPYCAYAAGYSCPIPPAENDIPLRITAGIKTPKH, from the coding sequence ATGATGATAAACCAAACACCCCTCTCCCTCAAACCAAGCAAAACCCCTCTCCAATCCAGGTCACTTATGCTTTTGATCCTGACCCTCTTGATATCCACGATGGTCGAGGCTCAGTCATATGAACAAGAAGTGCTTGCTTTTCAGCAAAAACTCAATAGCGAATACAAAGATCCGAGCGAGTCCCCGCTCTCTAAAAAGGAGATCAGGAAATTTGACGGGCATGAATTCTTTCCTATTGACAAGGAGTTTCGAGTAGAAGCGAAATTCGTCCAAAACACCACTCCCCTCAGTATTGAAATGAAAACCTCGTCTAGTCGTCTCTCCGCGTACGACAAATATGGTACAGTGACTTTTGAACTGGAAGGGCAAGCTATCGAACTCACACTGTACCAAAGTCATCGCCTGCGGGTCATGGAAAAGTACAAAGACTACCTCTTTTTGCCGTTTACAGACCTGACCAATGGTGACGACTCCTATGGAGGCGGTCGCTACATTGACTTGAGTATACCTACAGGAGAACACATCATCATCGATTTCAACATGGCCTACAACCCCTACTGTGCTTATGCAGCAGGTTATTCGTGCCCCATTCCTCCAGCCGAAAACGACATCCCACTTCGAATCACGGCGGGAATCAAAACCCCCAAACACTAA